CGACTGGGCCTCGTTGGCGACGGCCTTCGCGAGCAGCGTCTTCCCGGTGCCCGGCGGGCCGTACATGAGGACGCCCTTGGCGGCCTGCATGTCCATCTGCTCGAAGACCTCGGGGTAGTCCAGCGGCCACTGGATCGTCTCGCGGAGGCGCTCTTTGGTGTCCTCTAAGCCGCCGACGTCGTCCCAGGTGACGTCGGGGACCTCGACGAAGACCTCGCGCATCGCCGAGGGCTGGATGCCCTTCAGCGCCTCCTTGAAGTCTCTCTCGGTAACCTGCAGCGACTCGAGCACCTCGGCGTCGATCTCGTCCTCCTCTAAGTCGAGGTCGGGACGGATGCGACGGAGCGCGTTCATCGCGCCCTCACGTGCGAGGCTCTCGAGGTCGGCCCCGACGAAGCCGTGGGTGCTCTCGGCGTACTGGTCGAGGTCGATCCCGTCCTGCAGGGGCATCCCGCGGGTGTGGACCTGCAGGATCTCCTTGCGGCCCCCCTTGTCGGGGACGCCGATCTCGATCTCGCGGTCGAACCGGCCGCCGCGCCGGAGCGCGGGGTCGATGTCGTCGATGCGGTTGGTCGCCGCGATGACGGTGACGCGACCGCGCTCCTCGAGGCCGTCCATCAGGCTGAGCAGTTGGGCGACCACGCGGCGCTCGACGTCGCCGCCGGCGTCCTCGCGCTTGGCGGCGATCGAGTCGAGCTCGTCGATGAAGATGATCGCGGGGGCGTTCTCCTCGGCCTCTTCGAAGACCTCGCGGAGTTGCTCCTCGCTCTCACCGTAGTACTTCGACATGATCTCCGGTCCGGAGATCGTCTCGAAGTGGGCGTCGATCTCGTTGGCGACGGCCTTGGCCATCAGGGTCTTCCCCGTGCCCGGCGGGCCGTGCAGGAGGACGCCCTTCGGCGGCTCGATGCCCAGCTGCTGGAACAGCTCGGGGTGGCGCATCGGCAGCTCGATCATCTCGCGGACCTGGTCGAGCTCGTCGTCCAGGCCGCCGATGTCCTCGTAGGTGACGTCAGGGACGCCCTCGGGCGAGGCGCCGCCGCCGGAGCTGACCTGCTCGGCCGGCGTCTCGGAGATGTCGATCGTCGTCGAGTCGGTGATGACGACCGTGCCGGACGGCGAGGTGCTCGCGATCTTCAGCGGCACCGACTGGCCGGAGCTGGCCATCGGGCCGAACGAGAGGGAGAACGGCACCGTCTGTCCCTCCGTGACGGCCTGTCCGCTGAGCTTGTCGCGGACGAGCGGGCCGATGTCGCCGCGGATCCGCAGGTTCTGCGGGAGCGCGACGGTGACCGACTTGGCGGGGCTGACGTCCGCGGGCTCGACGCTCACGTTGTCGTCGATCCCGACGTCGGCCTCCTGCCGCAGGCGGCCGTCGATTCGGATGATCCCGCGACCCTCGTCCTCGGGGTAACCGGGCCAGACGCGGGCGACGGCCTGTCCGTCGCCCGAGCCCTCGATAACGATGTAGTCCCCGTTCTCGAGATCGAGCTCGCGCATGGAAACGCGGTCGATCGCGGCCAGTCCGCGCCCTGCGTCCTTCTGTTTCAGTGGTTTGACGGTGAGTTTCATAGGTCGCCCTCCAGTTCGACAGTGAGAACCCCGTTTTTGATAAACGTGTGTGCGTCGCTTGCACCCTCGGGGAGCTCGAACTCGTACTGCTCGTCGTCGACGATCACGATGACCGTGTCGTCGACGAGATCGACCGAGGCGTCGGCCACGCCGGTTCCGAAGTCGACGACCAGCACCGCGCCGTCGTCGTACTCGTACCGGCGGGCCACCTGCCCCTCATTCCGGGTGAATTGCTCGAGAGTCATGCTTCAACTAACTCAAGGTAAGTCACCATACTATATAAGTGTTTCGCCTATCAACCCCCGGACGGGGAGGGGGTAGCCGAAAAGTCCGTTGTTCGCGGTTCACATCGAGCC
The DNA window shown above is from Halopiger xanaduensis SH-6 and carries:
- a CDS encoding CDC48 family AAA ATPase, yielding MKLTVKPLKQKDAGRGLAAIDRVSMRELDLENGDYIVIEGSGDGQAVARVWPGYPEDEGRGIIRIDGRLRQEADVGIDDNVSVEPADVSPAKSVTVALPQNLRIRGDIGPLVRDKLSGQAVTEGQTVPFSLSFGPMASSGQSVPLKIASTSPSGTVVITDSTTIDISETPAEQVSSGGGASPEGVPDVTYEDIGGLDDELDQVREMIELPMRHPELFQQLGIEPPKGVLLHGPPGTGKTLMAKAVANEIDAHFETISGPEIMSKYYGESEEQLREVFEEAEENAPAIIFIDELDSIAAKREDAGGDVERRVVAQLLSLMDGLEERGRVTVIAATNRIDDIDPALRRGGRFDREIEIGVPDKGGRKEILQVHTRGMPLQDGIDLDQYAESTHGFVGADLESLAREGAMNALRRIRPDLDLEEDEIDAEVLESLQVTERDFKEALKGIQPSAMREVFVEVPDVTWDDVGGLEDTKERLRETIQWPLDYPEVFEQMDMQAAKGVLMYGPPGTGKTLLAKAVANEAQSNFISIKGPELLNKYVGESEKGVREVFEKARSNAPTVIFFDEIDSIAGQRGRQQGDSGVGERVVSQLLTELDGLEELEDVVVIATTNRPDLIDQALLRPGRLDRHVHVPVPDEGARKKIFEVHTRDKPLADSVDLDWLAEETEGYVGADIEAVCREASMAASREFINSVDPEEMADTIGNVRISKEHFEHALEEVNPSVTPETREQYEEIEEQFDTAEPQQEEQLGRTFQ
- a CDS encoding DUF7127 family protein — protein: MTLEQFTRNEGQVARRYEYDDGAVLVVDFGTGVADASVDLVDDTVIVIVDDEQYEFELPEGASDAHTFIKNGVLTVELEGDL